The stretch of DNA TTTCTACTTCCTTTCCTCCTGAAACTGCATTGAAAATATGAACAGCAATAAATCAACTGCTGAGAAAAATGACAATGTACAGCTGGGCTCCCCTCCTGCATAGAAATGATATTGGAAAAATCACATatatttccctttcccttctaAACAATCTTGTAAAATTTAAGCTATAGCCTCCCTAAAATACCTTGTAGTGCTGCAAAATCCCAGGCAAGGTTCAGATTATGAGAGTGCAAATGtcaaaacaaggaagaaattaaaaaacataatGCAGAAAATGCTGCATTGCATCCATCCATGTTTACCCCTCCTCTTGTGTAAAAAGATAAGTTCCATTTGTTGAAATGCTTATTTTATTAATCAAAATTCTTTTAAACTGTTCTGCAAAGCTGTGCTTGTGTGGAGATCTGGCATCCACATTCATTTGTCTAATGTATGCTGACAGTGTTCATCTATAAATATTATGATAACAAGGGGAAGAAGTCCTGTGTGGCTTATTtctgaatttgttttgttttaccttACTGAAGGACTAAATGTTGTTTAGATCTTGTAAGAAAAATTCCACTGATTTCAGGGCATAAATTCGTCCTGTATTTTTCAGACCCCTTTCCTGAAAATAACTGGGCAGAGTGAGAGTATTATGCTTGTGCTGTATTATTTCTTAGAGTAAGAAGTTGAAACAATTGCTTGCTGTACAATAGACATTACTTAGCAAGGCATCTGGTTGTTGCTCTCATTATTTGTTACAGCTCCCCCTCTTCCTCAGTAGATGCAAACAGGTTTTCTTGGCTGGTTGGtttctggttttgggttttccttTAGTTGCAGACCTGACTACTGATCAAAAGGTAAAAGTTATGTAAGCTGATTTCACTAAAAATTCAGTGTATGAGGGCATTGAAAAAGATCTGAAAGACTTGGATATTGGTGTTCTGGGTCAGTCATTAAGGTCCGTTAATTGATGGGTATTTTATGGTTGCAGTGTATTAAACAGACCGTTGTATAAATGATGTGTTGTAACAGCTTGTTAGACACTGCTTAAAACCAAGTGTACATAAGGAGCCATAATCTGTGGCTCATTATCTGGTATGACTCATGAAGCAACAGTGAAAAGATGGagttttggaagttttttttatttttaaaggaagtcATCCTTTTAAAAGTGGAAGAAATGAAACAACAGCAACATTACACAAACAACTTCAGCAACAGTCTGTTTTCCTGTTCCCCAGAATCAGCACTCATCAGTATCAGTGACTTTACTGAGAATAAGACTTGATGCTAAATAGTGTTTCTCTTCACATGCAGCTCACGATCTTCTGGGTTTTGAGGAAAAGCAACTTGTTTAATTAGATGAACTATGCATTTTGCCGAGATTTGATTCCTAGCATTGTGATTTCCCTGACTAGCTAACAATGTTGGAATGCTTTAGAATCCTCTTCCATGTCGTTTCCTTAGTGGACCAGAAATAGAAGAGGTAGGATTATTCTGTGGATTTCATCTCCTAATATTACAATGAGGAATTCATTGAACAAGGCACAGATTTTTCCCCTGCTACAATCAAGTATTAACTGTTCAGTTGGGTTGGAAACTGGGCCTGAAGAAGCAtattttgatttggttttaatGCTTGGAAGagcttaaaagagaaaaaggatggTAGATTTCAGCTAAACTGCAGGAAGCATGCAGCAATATAGGAGAGAGTACAGCTGGCCTAGTTGTAGCAGGGATTAGCAGACTCCCTGACTCCCTGCTGTCTTGTAGTGTAATGGGGTGCAGTCCATTCACTGCCACAGCTGAAAATATTGGgttctgtaataaattaatctgtaaataaaaattcgtaaaaagtataaataagatatgtatgtgttgtaatgatataaaatccaaaacgtaaaaaaaatccttctccggGTCTGGTCGGGATTTCCCTCCGAGAGGCAACAGATTGcaaccaacacccagataacgaacatcagctcagaaaatagacaggacgagggccatcaggaggACAAAAGAACTGGcttggaggagatatccatctccggacctgaacAACGCCCTGCAAATCTCTGTTGGGGAACAATCAGGTCGACAAAAAGACAAGCCCCGAGAAGGTAGTcgtcgccagacctgaacaccccacctgtcaaaccgatgttggagaagcaatcaaaagaaacaaagggaaaggcactgccgagatatccatcggcaccggcccggatcacaccactctgccttgatgacacaaattgaaatacatacagaatctctttacatatgaggagatccTGTCCGGACACTTGTTagctctatttttccatgccaggaaatccattcaccagacaatcaaggacacttggtgaatggagcctgcttggaattctagcctgaggacataaaatctctataaaaccccagGCCTGAGAACCCTCgaacgtggatttgggaatcctatacctctggtgtagaccctgtccacccagcgctgcgctgaccattttattgtgtttttttctcattgtttgttctttgttgtttattaataaatttctctttttatttttatcctgaatttgcctttgcatttataacagttCTTATTTGTATTActaaaacttaatttctttggaACACATTGATGAAGtatgtggaaataaaaaaaaaccaaaccaaataaaacaaaaattaaagaagaaGCTTCATTTAAACACTGTTTACTTTGTGGAGGAATTAATTTACAGAGGTTGAATAGGGTGACAGGATTAAGgatgtgtcatggggtgactttacctttaagatcactttgggagctaaggaagttgaaactgctggtggctgatgggagtctttcctcctgaccaattatcggtcatttctaagaattgacagcagttttgaccattagaaagtgagatcaacttgtaaacacttccttaagatgtaaagtcagagcactcttgttctctttgtttcctggctgtgaaaggtaacagagctccggctggcctcccgttccctgcccaggccatgtggccccatggggcaggggctgggctgggcccagcggctcccggccgggagatggggcctgcggggcttgcccgggctctggccgggccaggccggtccctggctcggctgcagtttttgctgtgactgaattcaccagagactgccgagtgaagagagaaaagagctcttgacctgcggcaggctgagacagtgaccacactctccagagcagccgtgaagaatcttccatcacagacaactccagctgctgctctggcagagatcacagaaccatctacaaaacctgggcaagattttaaccctttcattacccagatgagacttgcggattaatccttttatcaacagagagaaaaagagagtaatcaacatgtagagagactttataaactatcagagacagtaaagaaaagaattaagcttcagaaaaggtagagaataaggagatgctttataagctgaaatattttttctgttaaagctatggagctggacaatagtgtcctgaaaaaactcctttaattcatgacagagtatataggtagggatggagtgttcaaagtgtagattttgagcaaaaggtggagtaattatgatacagtgaggtgctggaacagaaggagagaagtaatagttgaagatttggggctgCTTGAGgtaaagagaaaacttctgttttccaggggagctcacagaaacaaataaagagaacgtttgcctttgaataactcatccttaaaaatgacatccctagactcatggcccatacacgcctcagagtgatgtgaaatgggaggagtgaactgatggcagatttctgggcagctggcatcagagaaatagaaagctataacagaagtagttttcttgtgagaaactccatagattagcagaggaagacttctgtttctctacaaaggctgatgaaaagactctagcaggaattgggactgttttaaacaccaaagttccaaagttgttttgtctctatgttgtcatgtgaacaagggaatggtgggtagtgggggagaaaagggttttctggaagtttattctggtgttcttattcttgtagttttgttaataaactttctttatttccttttaagttttaagcctgttttgctcttgttctaatccatatctcacagcaagaaataagtaatttttttagttactgctttaaaaccacgacaggaTGTGATCAAGTTCCCCATTGCCTTATTGATATTTACCCCTATTTCACTTGCAATGAAAAAGCCAGAATCTCTAAGTGTGTATCTTGTTAGCACCTCTCTCAGGATTCATTCAGTTTTGATGTTATCATCTCTTTCAAATCAGAGAATCATAGGCAAACTGCTTCCCTCAAACTGTCACTTAAGGAAGGATTTACTGTTTTGTTGCTTCCTGTAGGACCTTATCAACTGCAATATTATTTCTGTTCCAGGTAGGTATGTGACACAATCCCATCTGTTCTGGGTCTGCAGTGTATTtagttggaaaaaaatgtgttccaCGTTAGAGTGACCAACTATCTTTTCAGTGTTACATCATTTAATTCATCAGCAGACTGATTTTCAGCAGGAATGTCAGCTTTAATTTAAGGAACCCACCTGTTTCTATTGTCTGTGAAATGTTTTAATCAGAGctgactgaaaatatttaacacaATTTCTCACTTGAAACACATCCTTGCACTACAGCTAAaacattttggaaataatttttgtttcaatatGCAGGGAGGCTTGCTTCAGAATCAAAATTTTCAAGACAGGTAAATCTGCAGTTTGAATTTTAGCACTGTACTTGCATTTTTTGTCACAATTCTCTTCTGCGAAAATGTTTTTGTATCAATGCAGGACAGAAATTCCAGGAACTGTCTCCTAATTCTGTACTGTTACCCCTTGGTGCTAATTTTGATTGGCTACTTCCCTTCcaagaatatttaatatttcatgcTTTTCAACTCTGATTAAGATTTGTATTGCTGTACTCTTTGCAAGCAGCATGTTAACATAAACATGAGCAGAAGATCTCAGCCTTAGCTTTCATGTCTTTCTAAAAATGACATGAAAATTAACAGCAGATGTTTGTCTTTCTCTGGCTTTCAAAATTTACATCCAAAATTTGTAGTCCTGCTTAATGACTTAAGATAATAAATCACGTAATACCAATCAGTGGAAGCAAATTCTGTATGTAGCTTCATGACATTTCTGCTCCTAGGatttattctatttatatatttgaatgtcaaaagaacagaaatataTGCAACACCTgaattttatatgtatatatatatataaaaaatatatatataaaaatcacTTTGTCATTTCCCACTTTACAAATATCTGAGAAATCAACCTCTTTTGTTTTTGCAGTGCCTGGGCATTGCTTTCCCCACTGCTGCAAACACATCCTTTTCAGTCTTTCACAAATAttcactttcctccaaattacaGAGAAGAAAGTATTCTCCTAACCAGCATTTCTCATGTTTAGGTCCAAATAATCTTTAAATCTTTTTGGActttcctttcccatccctgtctGGATCCCTGCTAGGATCCAGTTCACCATTTCTTGCAGTGCAGTGCCTGAGATCCAGGTATCTTGGCTCCCACAGATGTCAGTGGGATTTTCAGCACTGCAAAAGAAGGACCTTTACCCATGTTTTACACTGTATTTGGAAATTCCTCTTTACCCAAGCTGATGTGACTGACCTGTGTGGTCAGGCTTTGTGAACCCCACACTGCTCTCACTATCCTCTTGAGCACAATGGcactactaaaaaaaaaaaaaaaatcaggaaataagTATTCAATTAAACTGTGCCATTAATTTGCACTGCTTTTCACTACTGCCATTTACAAGTTAGGTCACACTGCTGTCCTGACACAAGTCATGGTGTAAGAATGACTTCTCCTTGGTACTTAGCCTTACTATCAATAATACCCTTcaaaagcacaaagaaaagctgatttcttacctggaaaaaaatgcatttaatttcactttatAACTCAGATGCATGATTAGGTCTTTTGCtaaaattataatgaaaaaataattaaataattagtGCCAAAACAGATCCTAAATATCtttttagaaagagaaaaaaaaaaaatatatattttcctgattttctgcAATTCCTGATCCAGCTACAGGTAGAAgtgaaaatgcaaaaagaacATGGAGTTGACCTTCTCCTTGCAGTTATGATTCCTCATTGAAGAATGATGAAATTCAGAAACTGttgaaaatctttggataaaCATAAGACTCTCACTGCTGAGAAGGctaaattttggaattttttgacAATTCAGATTAGTTTAAGGCCACGAGCatttctcaaatattttccaaaatgttGAATGTACCATATCTTAGCTATTTGaactgtatatatatatggctTGATCAAATAgaaaaagttattaaaattaaatcagttaAAAAATGCTATCAGAAAGATATGGaaataattcttaaaatacTTGTCTTATAGAtaacaaaagtaattttgaaacAGATGCAACCAGGGTATTTTTTCTATATCTTTGAATTGCTTTTAGCTTCTACCTTCAATGTCTTTAGTGGTAGTTaggcattttcatttttaaattctggACTTCACAGCCTATCAATCAGTAAGATATCTTGTACTGCTGTTAGTGTTGTATGAGCACATATGTAGGAACTCCCACAAATTGTCAGTCAATTGTagaacagagcagaaaacaaaatacatgtCTGTCCCTAGTTAAAAATGTGTGGCAGAAATAGAATAGGATATGATGGGCCTAATCAGGCAAGAAATAGTGTTTGAATATATTACCTATTCTATGAGTGGTAGTTGGGATTGGAATAATGCTCTTCAAGCTCTATAAACACCCACAAGACTATTCAAAGATATTAATTCATCTCTGAAATTAAGGATCCCTGTTCTCCTTCTAATCTATGTGTATTTTAGACATATTATTTTAGACATATTATGGGGCCCTTAAACTAGAAGTGAGGCTCTTCAGATAGATTTTCTAGGTAACATTgttaaatactgtattttagAGGCCTTTAAAGCTTTTAGctttagcaaaaaataaaacaaaacactaaCCTCTAActgtttaattttcattttgtttgtttttttccttgctatTGCTAAATGCATTGGGTTTTAGTAATATGTACAGGGAGTAGTGAATGGGGAAGCTAAAATAACACATTGATGGAGTAGAAAAAAGAATGTGCTGGCTGAAGAGCAAAGGGGATATGCTAATTACTTAGGAGAATATAAACTTTCCTCTGATGacagacatttttttctctgttagaTATACAATTGCATGTACAATGCTCTCATAGTTCTGATTGCAGTAGGCACTTAGATTTCACTTATGACATTATTTCTGGCTGGTTTGGTTTATCAGTTTTACAGTTTGCCAAACTAAACTGTAAAAAGAGGGTCTTTTAAGACATGATTGACGTTATAATAGGAGAGCTATGCCTTTTTgggaaaaacatgttttttgtTCATGCAGCCTTTTAGTATAATCCTGTAAAATGTAAACAGAATGTAACTGttcaaattaaatttcagtCAGAAAGGTCTAATTCTGAATCTGCCCTCTGATTTGAGTACTTTCCCTTTTCCATTATACACAATGTACTCAGCTACTAAGGCAAATCTTCCACATTACCTTATGAAGAAATCCGCATTAAGAGTTTATCAAAGCATTGTATCAGTATAACAAATGATCAGTATATAAATAGCGTTGCTCCACTGAAATAATGAAGTAATGTAAATTAGCATTACCTGAGAACTAACAATCAGTGAAATTATGTAAATGAAATCCAGCTCTGGGTATGTCTCATCCCTGgaatatttttgcctttgattAAATAGTTTTATATCAGTGGTCATAATTTGTCTTCATTCTGGAAAGTGATGAATTTTACTGGGCTCAGTTATGTAGTTTACTTAAAACTGTAGCTGCACAAAAGTGCTAGGTTTTGCGTATGGAACCAAGAATAAAATTTCTGGTAGGTGAGTGGTGAGTTGCCTAACTTCATAGATTTCACCTCAAATTTTTGCTCTGAATTTGATCCCATGAACTTAGAAAAGTGAAGAATGAATGACTGAGTAAAACTCCAAAAGGAACCTGATCAGCTCAGGTTTCCTTCAAAAGAAAAGTTCTAATTAAATTTCCTTGAACCTAGCTAATGTTTAgattggttaaaaaaaattaaaaaagctatTCTTGGTAAGAAAGTACggttttctatttcctttttctctttttatataAATCTCTCATTGCTCAAAATTTGAACTTCATTCAAACCAGACAGTTTTAgatccttaaaaatatttacttaacATTATTTTGAAGTTATATGGTACATTGGTAGGATTATGTTGTCTTGTTGTCTTCTTTCATTCTCAGGTATCTTTTAACTTCggggtttcttttgttttggcttggtttttcttttggttAGTTTGTTTgtaccaattttttttaatcccctGGAGGGAAATAATTTTACTTGTCAGTATTATACAATGCAGTATCATAACAGTGTTGGTGTTACAATTTTAAGACTGTCAAATGATGGGtttgaaaaacattaatttttttccttactaagacttttatgtttttaattacAGAGGAGAAGTTCAACATTGTCAAGTTTCTGGCTATTTCTCAAAGATCTAACTCCTAAAATATCTCTTGAAAGAAACTCAACATTTGCATAAAGTTAGCATTAAATTATGCATATTCATAATGGTGTGgagaaaaactgagaaagatAAATCTAAAAGACTGAAGCAAAAACTTTCCTACAAATTCAGAAATACTTGACTTTGAAACACTTACCTGTAGGTTATGCTACCAGGTAAACTCTGAAGGCACAAGTTttattttgctctgctttttatTGCAGAAGAAACACAAGTGCGAATAACTTACAGGTAGGTGTCATCCAGAGCAGAGAACCACATGAAACCATATCTAGAATCAGTGGGACTTGGGGGTGTATATCTCTCCTTTTTCATACGAGTGCTAAAGCTCCCAGTGGAGTCTGCAGTGATCCTTGGTGCATGTCTAGCTCAGGACAGTGCCGGGTTCCATCTTTTCTGGTGCAGAGAGAGTCAGCCTTGCCTATGTGCACCAGCAGAAGCTATGTCTTGAAAACTTAATTTCTATGTTTTCTACCACTACACTGCATTTTAGATTGTATGATGTTAAGCCATTTGTGTTAAGGACTTGTTCACACTTATTTCTGAGCATAGTGAAAGCACTTGGTTTCCTATGCTAATGGTTTGTTTCGTTTGGTTTGGTTATATTCTAGGCTTTTATAAGCACGTCTACAACCACTACAAGCAGAGTGCAAGGCAAAGGTAATTATCATACAGGCATTGCGGTATCTTGCCCACATTAACCTTCATTTTAGCAAATTCTTCAAGAATATTTGAGATGCCTGAATCTGTATTAAACCTGTAGCTATCTTCAGTGAACTCCTGGATGACTCTGCCAAAGTTCTGTCTTGCCTCCCTATgcagtttttttccttatttcacGGTAGTACTATCACTTATTCCACATAGTATCCATTGCAAGTTCTGTTAAAATATGTCAGATGCTGTGAGATTCTGCAGTGCCATATGTAAATATCAGTAAGTTACAGTGttgtcattattattattttttatttttggtagtGATTCCTTATGGTGTAGCAGAAGAGTTTGTTAGTGTATCACTGGAGTACGTCACCTTTGGAGatgagatttttgggatgtctCAGCCATGAAATTCTGATTGAATTTGGTTGTGTGTAAATGACTTCCAAAGACTTCAGCCAAGTCTGTCTGGACTCAGCCTGTTCTTTTCACAGTTTTCATAGACCTTGGACATCAAATGAGAAAGAGACAGTGGGTTGTCTTAAAGCTAAAATGGCACaagtaaaatatgaaaagaagaACACACAAGTGAAGCGTAGGGGTAACAGCACAATATGGTTTTCTCTGCTTATGAGCCTTGAGCTGAGCTCAGTTTGATGTCTGTGTAGTCTTTATCCTCTCTCCAGCTGCCTGTTTTCATGACCTTGCTAAAGAATTTTCCAAGACCTCTACTCCTTCACAAAAATTGGCCAGCAATTTCAAAAGTTATTAGTGGGGGAGAGGAAGGACATAAAACCAGAATGTACTATCACAGAGACATCATTTCCTTGGATACCATGCTAGCAAAATAGAGTAAAATATTTATACACAGCAGCTGTTAATGATGAGCATTAAATGCAAGTATAAGAAAGGGAATAGATTTGCTGAAAGAAGaggaattaatattttcctctaaGAGAAATGTAGTTATTGAAAGCCT from Poecile atricapillus isolate bPoeAtr1 chromosome Z, bPoeAtr1.hap1, whole genome shotgun sequence encodes:
- the HSD17B3 gene encoding LOW QUALITY PROTEIN: 17-beta-hydroxysteroid dehydrogenase type 3 (The sequence of the model RefSeq protein was modified relative to this genomic sequence to represent the inferred CDS: deleted 1 base in 1 codon; substituted 2 bases at 2 genomic stop codons); this encodes MEVFQHQLLSLVWGLICFCTLVKCIRFMKNLFHISEVLYLRLSFDQWEGEWSVVTGAGDGIEKRMPSVSPFAQLGTMTGSFATRAGFIGQDAPHISHLQAVRLPFPQTALLELRKVGKTCSLQRAMRGKEEQLEGSNFISSSSRGSDLLQIGLLDPKAAFFILALSQELAQGLFLVNEHQWMRKNFWTLLSKASGCCSHYLLQLPLFLSRCKQVFLAGWFLVLGFPLVADLTTDQKVKVMXADFTKNSVYEGIEKDLKDLDIGVLANNVGMLXNPLPCRFLSGPEIEEDLINCNIISVPGRYITKVILKQMQPGQKGLILNLPSDLSTFPFPLYTMYSATKAFISTSTTTTSRVQGKVIPYGVAEEFVSVSLEYVTFGDEIFGCLSHEILIEFGCV